One stretch of Eretmochelys imbricata isolate rEreImb1 chromosome 1, rEreImb1.hap1, whole genome shotgun sequence DNA includes these proteins:
- the EBPL gene encoding emopamil-binding protein-like → MAGRGAAAPPLLSAAAAGSLAVCALQLGLAWALGRRLGGRCPPADRWVLGWLCYDVLVHCTLEGPFVYLSLIGTVAESDNIFASLWKEYGRADARWLYSDPTIVSLEILTVVLDGLLALILIYAIIKDKYYRHFIQITLCVCELYGGWMTFCPDWLIGSPNLNTSNWLYLWVYLVFFNGIWVVIPGLLLWQSWLGLKQMHREKSNTRKKIR, encoded by the exons ATGGCCGGGCGCGGGGCCGCAGCTCCCCCGCTGCTCAGCGCGGCGGCGGCGGGCTCGTTGGCGGTGTGTGCGCTGCAGCTGGGCCTGGCCTGGGCGCTGGGCCGGAGGCTGGGCGGGCGCTGCCCCCCGGCGGATCGCTGGGTGCTGGGCTGGCTCTGCTACGACGTGCTGGTGCATTGCACGCTG GAGGGCCCCTTTGTGTACCTGTCTTTAATAGGAACAGTGGCAGAGTCAGACAACATATTTGCCTCTCTGT GGAAAGAATATGGAAGAGCAGATGCAAGGTGGCTTTATTCTGATCCAACCATTGTGTCTCTGGAAATACTAACTGTTGTTTTGGATGGCCTTCTAGCTCTGATCCTCATTTATGCTATTATCAAAGATAAGTACTACAG GCATTTCATACAGATTACATTGTGTGTTTGTGAATTATATGGTGGTTGGATGACGTTCTGCCCAGACTGGCTCATTGGAAGTCCTAACCTAAACACCAGTAACTGGCTTTATCTGTGGGTCTACTTGGTATTTTTTAATGGCATATGGGTAGTGATACCTGGACTTTTATTGTGGCAGTCTTGGTTAGGACTTAAGCAAATGCATCGTGAAAAATCAAATACTAGAAAGAAGATTAGATGA